A genomic window from Silene latifolia isolate original U9 population chromosome Y, ASM4854445v1, whole genome shotgun sequence includes:
- the LOC141628312 gene encoding secreted RxLR effector protein 161-like, translated as MGEADVILGIKIIRKNKGSSLSPSHYIEKVLKTFKYDDCSPVSTPMDPRVKLIPNTGDAISQLEYLQVIGCLMYAMMRTRPDIAYAVGKLSRYTSNPSTHHGLAVKRVLKYLKKSMNYCLTYTGNPLVIKGYSNVSWITNVEDHSSTSGWVFLLGEAPFRGFPRSKLASQVRQWSRNL; from the coding sequence ATGGGGGAGGCGGATGTTATACTTGGTATAAAGATTATAAGGAAGAACAAAGGAAGTTCATTATCTCCATCTCATTACATTGAGAAGGTACTTAAAACGTTTAAGTATGATGATTGTTCTCCGGTTAGTACCCCCATGGATCCAAGAGTGAAACTTATACCCAATACGGGTGATGCAATTTCACAACTTGAGTACTTGCAAGTGATTGGATGTTTAATGTATGCAATGATGAGAACAAGACCGGATATTGCTTATGCGGTGGGAAAATTAAGTAGATACACAAGTAACCCAAGTACTCATCATGGGTTGGCGGTTAAACGTGTATTGAAGTACTTGAAGAAAAGCATGAACTATTGTTTGACATATACGGGAAATCCATTGGTAATAAAAGGATATTCGAATGTAAGTTGGATCACCAATGTGGAAGATCATTCTTCTACAAGTGGGTGGGTATTCTTGCTAGGGGAGGCGCCATTTCGTGGGTTTCCAAGAAGCAAACTTGCATCACAAGTTCGACAATGGAGTCGGAATTTATAG